From the genome of Carassius auratus strain Wakin unplaced genomic scaffold, ASM336829v1 scaf_tig00014425, whole genome shotgun sequence:
TACAAAGGACATGCATGTATAAAATAGCATACATTTAGAAAGGGTTAACAATTTGAttgaaaaatacatgtttaaaagatCTTAAtgatacacatacattttcattgagCCAATTGTTATAGGTTTTGCTGGCAAACAGTATATAAATGTGGTGAGAAGAGAATGCTCAGTCGGTGATATCAGAGCTCCATCTTCTTTCATCTGTGCCCTGCAACAGAAGACAAAAAGACATGAGAACCGGACATTTGTGGGCGGTCCAACTTTAATCATATACACACTGAAATGTATATGGCCTTTACATGGTTTATGTCATGTCAAAGACAAGATCCTGCAACATTCTCATTATAGTTTTGCCCCACcatctcatcacacacacacaggtgtataATTTTGCACAAGGGGAAGTGTTTAATTGTaatgaatttcttttaaaatatgtttgttttttgttttttttggacagGTTttataagatttttcttttttattattcctaAAAGTTTTAAGACAAGTAACAAGACACTTTATCATTTATCATATCTGAATAGATTTTGACTGAGATGCacaagtgtcatattttattgtCACAGGCTGTATAGAAATAAAGATGTGCACATGTTAACATGATACATTTTAACTTTTGGTggacacaaataataataataataataataataataatgcctttAAAAACAGCTTCTCAAAGCGCTAAACACAATATtatcaatacaataaaaaaacttttcaaattcAACAagcaaatgcaaattaaaaaaaaaaaatgtcttaagttGAACAAAGGCCTCCAGTTTCGGGTGCTCTTGGTAAATCTGTCCCACGAGACTCTGTGTCTGTGAGCGATGacagtaaatgtaaacattcagTCATAATTTATGTGAAATCACTCACAAAAAGGTTTTAGTCCACACTCCTCCGGCCTCGATAGATCACTGTAGACACACAGAAAAGAAGTTATATAGCAGTCATAGGGAATGAGCTTGGAAGAGCTTGTCATTTCTAAATGTCTATTTTTTGAcgagtatattttaaaaaataatactatataatattatattaatatatacatatatattataaacatttaaaagtatatgATTGAAGATAAGTTTCAATAAGAATACACACCCATTCCCACAGTGTTTCCAGAACAGGAGACTGAAAAAATTAAGAAACGtcattttacaaaattaaaatgtgatgttttattcatatttttattcttgttttatttataattataacataATTGTGTACCCGAGTAGAGTCTTCTGGGGCAGTATGTGACCTTCGAACCCTCTTGTGTTAAGGGAGCGACCACGACGGTGTACACTTCCCCACACAGGATCTCAGAGATGTCACATCCATGAGCCCCGTTTGTGGCACTGCAGGTGTAGTTAGATCTGGTACCGTGCAGGTCAGCTGTGTAGTTGTACAGGCCGGGAGAAGAGCGCCAGTACACCCGAAGAGTGTTGTTATCCATCCGGTAGAGTCTGACGCTGGATGGACAACATGCACCTGAGGGAGGTTAGAGATGAAgaaaatcagatagaatggtGAAAGAGTCcatttttcattgatttattcAAATCTTTGCATAAATCATTCTTAAAACCCTTGCTAAGTATGGTTATATTGAATCTATGCAAAAACTGGTTTTACAGCTGATTTACACAGACATTTTGCTTGTTTCTTTATTTCaaactcatttattttcattcattttaaatatatttttaattagacaTCAGATAAACAAAATGTCACACTGTCATATGCATTCATTTTTCAGTTCTCAATCATATgatgttgttttaatgaaaaccTTTACTTgactgttttgattttttttattattattaatcatttcacttttttatttttaatgttattcttCATTCTTTTTACTCTctaatattgtttttgtctttgttttcttaAGTTACATTGAGAAGCTACCTTTAAAGCTACAAGTATTAATAATATTCCTATAAATGagaataataaatgtaactaataaataaatgaataataaatgtaactaataactattattattactatattaaagATAGAACACAAGCTTAAAATATAAATCGATAAAAGGACACCAGTTGAATAAAAATCATCTACTAGAATAAATGACTatttaccagtcaaaagttttttaattaatttcatttttttattttttattccttattatttattttcgtaTTAGTTTTCTTATGtgaatttaaaactatttttaagggtaatatatatataaaaaaaaaaaaaattattagtcatCTAGATAGAAGCACATGCTCGTGTAAATGACTGGTAACCAGTTATAtggttaaatatgtaaaaaaaaaaaaaaaaaaaagctactttacTCACTTGCAGAAAAACCATGGTAACTGCACTCTGATTTATGCCCAGTGATACTGAAGGCCTCCAGCGACACATTGTAGCTGGTGCCACATGTGATGCATCCCAGCAGGCAGTGAGTGTCCATGGTGTGACATCTGGCGTGACCTCTGGGGGATGTCAAAGAGGTGATATAAGACCGCGCACCTGTGGCAGCCGACCAAGTGATGTTTGTCATAGACTGGGTCACCTGGTCGACACTCAGAGTTTCTGGACAACAGGGTCCTGGAGAGAGAAAGGGGACATTTATATATCGCTTGACCTTTGTCAACCATTAATGATCTATTTCCGGATGTTTTCTATCTATGTCACTGCACCTGTTTCCAGGGGTATGGAGTAGCTGGGGAGACTCTGTCCTGCTGTGGTTGTGGCATAGGCGCTGACATCATATGTTGATCCACAGGACACACTGATGTAGCAGGAAGTGCTGCTGGATGAGCAGGTGAGCAATTGAGAGAGACCCATAGCGATTACAGTGTAGTTAGCCTCGGTGTTTGTAGCCATCCAGAACACCTCCACCGTGGAAGAGTTCACCTGAGTCACATTGAGGATCACAGGGGCACAGGGAGCTGAGAGAAAGAGCAATAATATCAGTTTCATGAAAACTGATACCATGACCATGGAGTCTTAAGTAGCACgactatatttgtagcaatagccaaaaatacattgtatgcgTCAAAATGATTGTAACTATACAAAAAATACATGGTACCATCAAGGTACTTTTTGTATGTGGCATATTGCCCAGAAGTGTTTTGTGTGTTCAAATGCAAATGAGCATTTCTGTGTGTACCTGTCCGGCGTGTATGTGCACTACAGGTTTTGTTGCATCCTTGTGTCTCACTGCAAGGCCGCACCACCACGCTATACAAACTGTCACAGGTGAGATCAGAGAGCGCGCACACAGGAGCTGTGTCGTTGCAGTGGATCCATTCGCTACCATCTGCAGCGATCGTCTCGTATAACTCAGCTCCTCGAACTGAAGACCATGAGATCTCTAAAGTCTCGGTGGAAATCAAAGACACTGACAAATTGTCTGGACAGCAGGGGACTGAGGACAGAAAGAGATGCATATCAGATTTCCTACCAAATATTCTTGTGCAAAACTGCAtctgttaataaatataaatgtaaatgtaaataaatgtaaatctatgtGCATGAAATACATACTTGTAGTATAGTTGACTATTTGACCCGGTGGACTGGTTCCAGCCAGGTTGTAAGCGAACACAGTTGAGAGGTACGAGTATCCACATATGCACTGGAAGTAGCAGGTCGTGCCAGTGGTGTTGCATTGTTCCTCTAAGCCGTCATCTCTCTTCACATAGGCGATATAGTGATCCACCCACTGAACCTTATTCCATGTGACGGAACAGTTCCCTGTGGTCGGCTCCTCAATCCACACCAGCTCAGGAGGACATGGGACTGAAAATGATTcaaagaagacaacaaagaacTGCACAACTCTTTATTTATGcaaatgtgtggttttgtatgtatgtatgtgtatgtgtatgtgtgtgtgtgtgtgtgtgtgtgagtaaaatCTACAGGTGAGAAGGTCCTGTGGAGATGAAGGGTCACTGGGGCCGGCCTCGTTCTGTGCTGTGACGGTGATGGAGTGGTTCTGGCTGCAGCTGAGGGGACTGATTACGCAGAAGGTGTCTAGGTTGGAGCTGCAGTTTTGGCCCGTTGAGCTCACAGCAGTGTACACATCGGCACCACGGACTATCTGCCAATACACTGCCAGATCGATAGAGCGACCCAGCGTCAACTGAACCTGCACATCTCCCGGGACAGGAGGACCTGTGGAGGACAGtgggacagaaagagagaggaattTAAATTCGGTCATCATATACCACCcctcgttccaaacctgtattcagGGCCTATAATGAACACTCAGCAAGCTGCAAATGTGAGTATATGAAACAATGCTACTTGCCAGTTGGCctggaactttttttttacttattctaACAATGCCTGAGAATGCAATATGGTTTATTGCGATTATCAAAAGACTGCATTGTTATATTATGATTAGATAATCTAGTAGTGTGTGTTTCATACTGATGTGCTATGAGATTTTCACACAAGTTGCTCATGATAACATTGTCTCGGAGCAGTTAGCAGTAAATGCTGCTACATGAACTTCATCTCTTCAAGTACTGTGAGTTTAAGTGCATTTGCAAATGTAACATGCACCtgcatatttttaatgaaacaatgCATATAAAGTTTCAAGGATGGTACAAATATTTATGGATGATTAATCTTAGTCACCAGCCATCGGCGGACATGTGGCAAAATGTTTTAGGACTTGCATTCTTCTGTGGATCACAAAAGCTGATATTTTGAAAGAAGACATTTTGGGTTCAACTGGCTTCCATAGtttggacaaaaaataaataaaaattactgtgtaaaattcttcaaaatatcttcttttacgaAGTCATTCAAATTcgtaaagaaagaaaatgataacagaattttcattctctttaaagtttgattaatagttttatttacaatttataaaattcTAAACAGATTATCTAGTACATAGAGTCAGGCAAAACCCTTCACGGAATGAAAGAATTTGTAATGTTGAACATGTTGGATGTGGGACACTGGACCCCGTCTCTTTCAATTAAAAGAGCCAAGCAGTTTATTGGGAAATGTATTGTGTGAACACATTCAAAGTATTAGAAACAAGTAAGCCCTTACGTGTGATTTGGTAGATGGTGATTTCATCTCCTTGGTTACCATCTGGATCCCAGGCATTGGCCTTGATGCTGTAGGTGGTGCCAGGCTGAAGGTTGGTGAAGTTCAGATTGGTCTCAGACGTGTTGAGTCTGACCCGCATGTCTGAGCCCTCCATGGTCATAACCAGGCTGTACAGCACAGCGTGGTCCAGTGGATTCCACTCTATCACAATCATGCCACTGCTGGGGGAACTGGAAAACAGGTCTGGGGCTACCAGCActgcaaacagagagagagagaaaaacttaATAACTTAGCTTTATTAGCATAATGAAAGACAGAGGGAATAAAACGTTGACAAAACAGTAGTGCATTATCACAGGCAAAGTTACTGTCCCTAGTGGTGAGTTTTGATCATTacagctgaaaaataaaaattttaaatggatagtccacccaaatatgaaaattctgtaatcgtGTACGTAACCTAAttttatttcaaacctgtatgagtttctttcttctgaggaacacacaaaaaaaatattttatagaaccaaaaatattgggtcccattgactcccatacAGTATCTATATTTTTTGTCTGTATTAGTCAATTTGGGAACcatttggttaccagcattcttgaaaatatcttcttttgtgtttcacagcatAAATAACATCATCATGCATCTTTAGAATGACATGgcaatgagtaaataaatattgatagcatttttattttaggggGGACTTTCCCTATTAACACACTATTAGAGAAAAAATATCATCATACTAGAATAAATGTCTGATAGGAACAGATATAGGATCTTGAGATGGAATCAACAACCTGCAGCGTGTCTGTTGGGTGAAATGAGAGATAGAGTGTAAGTTCTGTTGTTATAAATGAAACTTTATGAAACCCGTCCCTCTTTTGTTACGTCAAAGTCGTGCCTTGGGGAGAAGCAACAGCCTAGTTCTCATGGTTTTATCTTTTCATTCAGTTTTGGGTATGAAGTCCAGCTAAAGGTGCAGTTACCATCAACAGTCAGTAGAGCCAGAAGTACCAACTCTACACAATAGCTGGAGTAAACAATACTGTGTTATTGTTACAGGTAACAAATACCAACTCATTTTCAAACAAACAGGGAATAGTGCTCAAGTTTCCTTTCATTCTACGTTGTGTTATCTTTATAAAATgagatttttatgaaaatgtctaTTGGTTGGAAGACTAAGGTACACTTTTATTTGATCTTGATGGATTTGAGTACTATGCTTTCCATAATCCATAGTAAAGTATGGTAGTAAACTGTTTTTGAACTGAAACTGATTAATAACCACAGATTATTTGTTTAGAATAATATGTATTGAGCTAACATATACAATTTTACACATATATGAGTTTGAATAGGCCACCATGCTAATCTTATCTATGTTTGATGGTTTTATAGAGGTTTATATGTTTGTCATTTCCATTGCTCAGGATGGCAGAAAATCTAGTTGGGCAGGTAACCAGTTAAAGACCACCTAAACCATGGTAAAGCATTTTTTTCTGTCACAAACAGCAGGGATATTaccctttaaaaaaagaagaagaagaaaaagaaggaagaaatataaaatagacaaGGTATTAAGCAAAAGGCATGTTTAAatcaagcagttttttttttatgaaagtcaTTTTACCTGTCCTAGCATTCAAAGGTAGAGAAGGCTGACTCCTTCCCCCAGTGTTGACGGACATCACGCTGAGGGTGTATTGGGTGTAAGGCAGCAGACCGACCACTGTCCCAGGAGAAGTGTTCACCAGGCTTTCAGAGAAGAACCCATCGTCGTTCTCTGCCCGGATGATGTAGCTGGTGGCTCCAGACACCACACCGAACTCAACTGTGATGCTGTCACTGTGTTTGGAGTAGGCCTGGTGTATGAAGGGCACCTCGGGAGCTGATGGCACACAATACAAcaacatgataataataaatgaaattacaatgaataaataaCCAATAGCTACGtttctataaaaatatgaatcaattattcattttgtAATGATGGTAGATAAAAGCActgatttataataattataataattcacaatgtataaacacatataaataagtgcatacatttataGATTGTAGAATGGCCTTCGTAAAGTATGTTGCtaaaaagtgttttatatatctatatctatatatatatatatatatatgtatgtatgtatgtatatctgtgtgtgtgtatgtgtgtgtgtgtgtgtgaattaatcatatttattatattatatcgttacaatttatacattaaatacCTGTCGTCTCCTCCGTTTCGGCGCTGCTGAGCACGTTGACCGCGTTGTCCATGGCTTCGA
Proteins encoded in this window:
- the LOC113074387 gene encoding LOW QUALITY PROTEIN: fibronectin type III domain-containing protein 7-like (The sequence of the model RefSeq protein was modified relative to this genomic sequence to represent the inferred CDS: inserted 1 base in 1 codon) is translated as MESKYLHLSNIILLIITVPQICKANVLIHCNRYYDYYAILTSSPSADITLSVFTVTSKSMTVRWSGHTGASSYKITATPKNSPEPSVFAQFSGSTVMGSVNSLXPNTVYRMRVEAMDNAVNVLSSAETEETTAPEVPFIHQAYSKHSDSITVEFGVVSGATSYIIRAENDDGFFSESLVNTSPGTVVGLLPYTQYTLSVMSVNTGGRSQPSLPLNARTVLVAPDLFSSSPSSGMIVIEWNPLDHAVLYSLVMTMEGSDMRVRLNTSETNLNFTNLQPGTTYSIKANAWDPDGNQGDEITIYQITRPPVPGDVQVQLTLGRSIDLAVYWQIVRGADVYTAVSSTGQNCSSNLDTFCVISPLSCSQNHSITVTAQNEAGPSDPSSPQDLLTFPCPPELVWIEEPTTGNCSVTWNKVQWVDHYIAYVKRDDGLEEQCNTTGTTCYFQCICGYSYLSTVFAYNLAGTSPPGQIVNYTTIPCCPDNLSVSLISTETLEISWSSVRGAELYETIAADGSEWIHCNDTAPVCALSDLTCDSLYSVVVRPCSETQGCNKTCSAHTRRTAPCAPVILNVTQVNSSTVEVFWMATNTEANYTVIAMGLSQLLTCSSSSTSCYISVSCGSTYDVSAYATTTAGQSLPSYSIPLETGPCCPETLSVDQVTQSMTNITWSAATGARSYITSLTSPRGHARCHTMDTHCLLGCITCGTSYNVSLEAFSITGHKSECSYHGFSASACCPSSVRLYRMDNNTLRVYWRSSPGLYNYTADLHGTRSNYTCSATNGAHGCDISEILCGEVYTVVVAPLTQEGSKVTYCPRRLYSVSCSGNTVGMVIYRGRRSVD